In Amycolatopsis endophytica, the following are encoded in one genomic region:
- a CDS encoding glycosyltransferase family 2 protein — protein sequence MSVDVLIPTRNRPSELAVTLSGLAAQDFADFGVHVADQSEEDASYDAAPAQAMVRVLRHRGHPVHLSRNLPRRGLAQQRFYLLEQSSADHVLFLDDDVWLEPDVITRLHSAITELDCGVVGNAVTGLSYVDDRRPHELEPYEEWPGRPEPEQVTPGTREWRRWTLHNAANPSHLSERVADRPRWTAYKVAWIGGCVMFDREALVSVGGFGFWRELPPEHCGEDVLAQLKVAAKYGAAGILPTGAVHLESPTTVVNRDTEAFDVVSP from the coding sequence GTGAGCGTCGACGTCCTCATCCCCACCCGGAACCGGCCGTCCGAACTGGCCGTGACCCTGTCCGGCCTGGCCGCGCAGGACTTCGCGGACTTCGGCGTGCACGTCGCGGACCAGTCCGAAGAGGACGCTTCCTACGACGCCGCGCCCGCCCAGGCGATGGTCCGGGTGCTGCGGCACCGCGGCCACCCGGTTCACCTCAGCCGCAACCTGCCGCGCCGGGGGCTGGCGCAGCAGCGGTTCTACCTGCTGGAGCAGTCGAGCGCGGACCACGTGCTCTTCCTCGACGACGACGTGTGGCTCGAACCGGACGTGATCACACGGCTGCACTCGGCGATCACGGAGCTGGACTGCGGCGTGGTCGGCAACGCGGTCACCGGACTGTCCTATGTGGACGACCGGCGGCCACACGAGCTGGAGCCCTACGAAGAGTGGCCGGGACGTCCCGAGCCGGAGCAGGTCACGCCCGGCACACGCGAATGGCGGCGCTGGACGTTGCACAACGCGGCGAACCCGAGCCACCTGTCCGAACGCGTCGCCGACCGTCCCCGGTGGACGGCGTACAAGGTGGCGTGGATCGGCGGGTGCGTGATGTTCGACCGCGAGGCGCTGGTGAGCGTCGGCGGGTTCGGCTTCTGGCGCGAACTCCCGCCCGAGCACTGCGGCGAGGACGTGCTGGCACAGCTCAAGGTCGCCGCCAAGTACGGCGCGGCGGGCATCCTGCCCACCGGCGCCGTGCACCTGGAGTCACCGACCACGGTGGTGAACAGGGACACCGAAGCATTCGACGTCGTCTCCCCGTGA
- a CDS encoding FUSC family protein codes for MSRFLSPWYWLGRACRFPGREREAVQQALKMALAAVLAWLLSRLVIPSPQSFIAPYAAVFLMTTTVYRSVTNAVQQTSALLLGLAVAYFAAHLIPQPAVALAVAVFVGMLLGQWHSFGESGIWVGVTALLMISYGTAGNLLYLAERMGESLLGAAIGLAVNTVILPPVHLRHTREAVTALAGEVRDLLHSMADDLTDDWDADTASRWLRHARRLDSTVARADEAVSWGRESVRFNIRWLVRRHRWHTPLPSSFESPLSVLKEVSEQVKRIAEALVTASQHDDLDPDFIAGYAQLLDELADAVACLDQSEDRLGELPRHLDHVSARHRELARWVRLDRETTVARQAEDAALLAVARSTRVLESAAPR; via the coding sequence ATGTCACGATTTTTGTCCCCCTGGTACTGGCTCGGACGCGCCTGCCGGTTCCCGGGCCGGGAACGGGAGGCCGTCCAGCAGGCGCTCAAGATGGCGCTGGCCGCCGTACTGGCGTGGCTCCTCTCGCGCCTGGTGATCCCGTCGCCGCAGTCGTTCATCGCGCCCTACGCCGCGGTGTTCCTGATGACCACGACGGTCTACCGCTCGGTCACCAACGCCGTGCAGCAGACCAGCGCGCTCCTGCTCGGGCTCGCGGTCGCCTATTTCGCGGCCCACCTGATCCCGCAGCCCGCCGTGGCGCTCGCGGTCGCGGTGTTCGTCGGCATGCTGCTGGGCCAGTGGCACTCGTTCGGCGAGAGCGGTATCTGGGTCGGTGTCACCGCGCTGCTGATGATCTCCTACGGCACCGCGGGCAACCTCCTCTACCTCGCGGAGCGGATGGGCGAAAGCCTGCTCGGCGCCGCGATCGGCCTCGCGGTCAACACGGTCATCCTGCCGCCGGTTCACCTGCGGCACACGCGTGAGGCGGTCACGGCGCTGGCCGGTGAGGTGCGCGACCTGCTGCATTCGATGGCGGACGACCTGACCGACGACTGGGACGCCGACACCGCCTCCCGCTGGCTGCGGCACGCCCGCCGTCTCGACTCGACGGTCGCGCGGGCCGACGAGGCCGTCAGCTGGGGGCGCGAGAGCGTGCGCTTCAACATCCGCTGGCTGGTCCGCCGCCACCGCTGGCACACTCCCCTGCCCTCGTCCTTCGAATCGCCCCTGAGCGTCCTGAAGGAAGTCTCCGAGCAGGTCAAACGCATCGCCGAAGCCCTCGTGACCGCGAGCCAGCACGACGATCTCGATCCGGACTTCATCGCCGGTTACGCCCAGCTGCTCGACGAACTCGCCGACGCGGTCGCCTGCCTGGACCAGTCCGAGGACCGGCTCGGCGAGCTGCCCCGGCACCTCGACCACGTCTCGGCACGCCACCGCGAGCTGGCCCGGTGGGTGCGCCTGGACCGGGAAACGACCGTGGCCCGCCAAGCCGAGGACGCCGCACTGCTCGCGGTCGCCCGCTCCACCCGCGTACTGGAATCCGCCGCCCCGCGTTAA
- a CDS encoding methyltransferase domain-containing protein has product MTELVSPQRLRLRDEFLRRAAEELFKHDERVRDLDLEVRFDGGVAHLTGSVPERAHLDTARELIGRLDGVFGVWDRVRVGGREPLVLDLGCGGQKQYPGNLGVDLMSTGEVDVLADLSRPLPFADSCADRVFLVHILEHLIDFLPLVDEVHRVLRPDGAAFILSPWWRYVNAVADPTHVRLLDVQTIKGICRRPGSPRTWFPLHAGCDGASIFAELRPVKDGSAEAPDAAHLARFFD; this is encoded by the coding sequence ATGACTGAACTCGTTTCCCCGCAACGACTCCGGCTCCGCGACGAGTTCCTGCGGCGGGCCGCCGAGGAACTGTTCAAGCACGACGAGCGTGTCCGCGACCTCGACCTGGAGGTGCGGTTCGACGGCGGCGTCGCGCACCTGACCGGCTCCGTCCCCGAACGCGCGCACCTGGACACCGCCCGCGAGCTGATCGGGCGCCTGGACGGCGTGTTCGGCGTCTGGGACCGCGTGCGCGTCGGCGGCCGGGAGCCGCTGGTGCTGGACCTGGGCTGCGGCGGGCAGAAGCAGTACCCCGGCAACCTCGGCGTGGACCTGATGAGCACCGGCGAGGTGGACGTGCTGGCCGATTTGTCCCGGCCGCTGCCGTTCGCCGACTCGTGTGCGGACCGCGTGTTCCTCGTGCACATCCTGGAACACCTGATCGACTTCCTGCCGCTGGTCGACGAGGTGCACCGGGTGCTGCGGCCGGACGGTGCCGCGTTCATCCTGTCGCCGTGGTGGCGCTACGTGAACGCGGTGGCCGATCCGACGCACGTGCGACTGCTGGACGTGCAGACGATCAAGGGCATCTGCCGTCGCCCCGGCTCCCCGCGAACCTGGTTCCCGCTGCACGCGGGCTGCGACGGAGCCAGCATCTTCGCCGAACTGCGCCCGGTGAAGGACGGTTCGGCGGAGGCGCCGGACGCCGCGCACCTGGCCCGCTTCTTCGATTAG
- a CDS encoding methylated-DNA--[protein]-cysteine S-methyltransferase gives MATQGFAVFGTAIGHCGIVWDEHVVIGSQLPEGDEGRTRARVRRSFPDAVEQTPPEWVRRYVDGVQALLRGEGAPELPELPLDLSRVPPFYARVYEVARAIPVGETMTYGEIAQRLGDPGSARAVGQAMGSNPFAPIVPCHRVIAAGGGKGGFSAHGGTRTKVRILEIEGVHLEEPTLFDL, from the coding sequence GTGGCGACACAGGGCTTCGCGGTGTTCGGGACGGCCATCGGGCACTGCGGCATCGTTTGGGACGAACACGTGGTCATCGGGAGCCAGCTGCCCGAGGGCGACGAGGGCCGCACGCGCGCCCGTGTGCGGCGGAGCTTCCCGGACGCGGTCGAGCAGACGCCGCCGGAGTGGGTGCGGCGGTACGTCGACGGTGTCCAGGCCCTCCTTCGCGGCGAGGGCGCGCCCGAGCTGCCGGAGCTGCCGCTCGATCTGAGCCGCGTGCCACCGTTTTATGCACGCGTCTACGAGGTCGCGCGAGCCATCCCGGTCGGCGAGACGATGACGTACGGCGAGATCGCCCAGCGCCTGGGCGATCCGGGTTCGGCGCGGGCGGTCGGGCAGGCGATGGGGAGCAACCCGTTCGCGCCGATCGTGCCCTGCCACCGTGTGATCGCCGCCGGCGGCGGGAAGGGCGGTTTCTCCGCACACGGCGGCACGCGGACCAAGGTGCGGATCCTGGAGATCGAGGGGGTGCACCTGGAGGAGCCGACGCTGTTCGACCTGTAG
- a CDS encoding NAD-dependent epimerase/dehydratase family protein, with the protein MRVVVTGASGNIGTAFLRAVSRRPDWDVVGLARRKPEGGPPYDAAEWVDCDLGSDQAPDVLPKVFAGADAVVHLAWAIHPGADEPPRGRTNVEGSQEVLAAVAGAGVRHLVCASSVAAYTPGPRWTRVDEDWPRTGVPGSAYSRDKARLERQVELFARQHPRVRVAVFRPCAVAQHDSGAQLARWTLSPLVPTALIGDRRLPVPLWSGLRGQVVHADDVADAICLLLERRAEGAYNLAAEPVLGVHDLAGLLGGFRVPVPRRLVTGVALPTWRFGLQPMHPGWLALADQVPLVDTSRARAHLGWQPRHDATEALAEVIAGMRDGSGAGSGPLAPRDARSWLGRLADIRLGRPSRQTQA; encoded by the coding sequence ATGAGGGTCGTGGTGACGGGTGCGTCCGGGAACATCGGGACGGCCTTCCTGCGTGCGGTGTCTCGGCGTCCGGACTGGGACGTGGTGGGGCTCGCGCGCCGGAAGCCGGAGGGGGGCCCGCCCTACGACGCGGCGGAGTGGGTCGACTGCGATCTGGGCTCCGACCAGGCCCCGGACGTGCTGCCGAAGGTGTTCGCGGGGGCGGATGCGGTGGTGCACCTGGCGTGGGCGATCCACCCCGGCGCCGACGAGCCGCCCCGCGGCCGGACCAACGTCGAAGGCTCCCAGGAAGTGCTGGCGGCCGTCGCCGGCGCCGGGGTGCGGCACCTGGTCTGCGCATCGTCAGTTGCCGCCTACACGCCGGGCCCGCGCTGGACACGGGTCGACGAGGACTGGCCGCGCACCGGCGTTCCCGGCAGCGCCTACAGCCGGGACAAGGCCCGGCTGGAACGCCAGGTCGAGCTGTTCGCCCGTCAGCACCCGCGGGTCCGCGTCGCGGTGTTCCGGCCCTGCGCGGTCGCCCAGCACGACTCCGGTGCCCAGCTCGCGCGCTGGACGCTGAGCCCGCTGGTGCCCACCGCGCTGATCGGCGACCGCCGTCTGCCGGTGCCGCTGTGGAGCGGGTTGCGCGGCCAGGTCGTGCACGCCGACGACGTCGCCGATGCGATCTGCCTCCTGCTGGAGCGGCGCGCGGAGGGCGCCTACAACCTGGCCGCCGAACCGGTGCTGGGGGTGCACGACCTCGCCGGGCTGCTGGGCGGGTTCCGGGTGCCGGTGCCACGGCGGCTGGTCACCGGCGTGGCCCTGCCGACGTGGCGATTCGGTCTCCAGCCGATGCATCCCGGCTGGCTCGCGCTGGCCGATCAGGTCCCGCTGGTCGACACCAGCCGCGCCCGCGCCCACCTCGGCTGGCAACCGCGCCACGACGCGACGGAGGCACTGGCCGAGGTGATCGCCGGAATGCGCGACGGCAGCGGAGCGGGCAGCGGGCCACTGGCGCCACGGGATGCGCGATCGTGGCTGGGCAGGTTGGCTGACATCCGGCTGGGTCGTCCCAGCCGCCAGACCCAGGCTTGA
- the rfaE2 gene encoding D-glycero-beta-D-manno-heptose 1-phosphate adenylyltransferase, producing MAGETKDVAPITPDLVRLVSETAPTVVVLGDAILDVWLSGHCERICREAPAPVVDVGARATSPGGAANTAANLAALGARVKFVSVVGDDEPGRELAALLERHGVDTGNLLTASSRRTISKQRVVADDQVLLRFDEGERDDLPSGEANRLTAALERALAGADALMVCDYANGLLGTAPRQAVARWRADIPLLVVDAHDFEQWQHARPDLVTPNAAEAASLLGADLPEDGEARARLFEDERGTLLDKTGAAAAVVTMDRHGAMLLTGEGRGYRTWADPAPESQASGAGDTFAAALVLARAAGLPTTSCIELAQSAADVVVHKDGTAICTPAELSLALSREREAAVPAQELARAVVAHREAGRRVVFTNGCFDVLHRGHITYLNEAKRLGDVLVVAVNSDESVQRLKGPDRPVNTAQDRAAVLSALSCVDHVAVFEEDTPVAMLDLLRPQLYVKGGDYTENMLPEAPTVRSYGGEVRVLGYVADHSTTSVIEKIRTSAPVGEGA from the coding sequence ATGGCAGGCGAGACCAAGGACGTGGCCCCCATCACGCCGGACCTCGTCCGGCTGGTGTCGGAGACCGCGCCCACGGTCGTGGTGCTCGGCGACGCGATCCTGGACGTGTGGCTGTCCGGCCACTGCGAACGCATCTGCCGGGAGGCCCCGGCACCGGTGGTCGACGTGGGAGCGCGCGCCACTTCACCCGGTGGGGCGGCCAACACCGCCGCGAACCTGGCCGCGCTGGGCGCACGGGTGAAGTTCGTCAGCGTGGTCGGCGACGACGAGCCGGGTCGCGAACTGGCCGCGCTGCTGGAGCGGCACGGCGTGGACACCGGCAACCTGCTCACCGCGTCGTCACGGCGCACCATCAGCAAACAACGCGTGGTCGCCGACGACCAGGTCCTGCTGCGTTTCGACGAGGGTGAGCGCGACGACCTGCCGTCGGGCGAGGCCAACCGGCTGACGGCAGCCCTCGAACGGGCGCTGGCCGGCGCGGACGCGCTCATGGTGTGCGACTACGCCAACGGCCTGCTCGGGACCGCACCGCGCCAGGCGGTGGCACGGTGGCGGGCGGACATTCCGCTGCTGGTGGTCGACGCCCACGACTTCGAGCAGTGGCAGCACGCCCGTCCCGACCTCGTCACACCCAACGCCGCCGAGGCCGCGAGCCTGCTCGGCGCGGACCTGCCGGAGGACGGCGAAGCGCGGGCGCGCCTGTTCGAGGACGAGCGCGGCACCCTGCTCGACAAGACCGGTGCCGCGGCCGCCGTCGTGACCATGGACCGGCACGGCGCCATGCTGCTCACCGGCGAAGGCCGCGGCTACCGCACGTGGGCCGATCCCGCGCCGGAAAGCCAGGCCAGTGGGGCCGGGGACACCTTCGCCGCGGCTCTCGTGCTGGCGCGGGCGGCGGGCCTGCCCACCACCAGCTGCATCGAGCTGGCGCAGTCGGCGGCGGACGTGGTGGTACACAAGGACGGCACCGCGATCTGCACGCCCGCCGAGCTTTCCCTGGCGCTGAGCCGGGAACGCGAAGCCGCGGTGCCCGCGCAGGAACTGGCGCGGGCGGTCGTCGCGCACCGCGAGGCGGGCCGTCGGGTCGTGTTCACCAACGGCTGCTTCGACGTGCTGCACCGCGGTCACATCACCTACCTCAACGAGGCCAAGCGGCTCGGCGACGTGCTGGTGGTCGCGGTCAACTCGGACGAAAGCGTCCAACGGCTCAAGGGACCGGACCGCCCGGTGAACACGGCGCAGGACCGTGCCGCGGTGCTGTCCGCGCTCAGCTGCGTCGACCACGTCGCGGTGTTCGAGGAGGACACCCCGGTGGCGATGCTGGACCTGTTGCGGCCGCAGCTCTACGTCAAGGGCGGCGACTACACCGAGAACATGCTGCCGGAGGCGCCGACCGTGCGTTCCTACGGCGGCGAGGTGCGAGTGCTCGGCTACGTCGCCGACCACTCGACGACGTCGGTCATCGAGAAGATCCGGACATCGGCCCCGGTCGGGGAGGGCGCGTGA
- a CDS encoding ANTAR domain-containing response regulator — protein MNRPERQAPLARLDDVTAALENLRGGIDEEEPLDAVLQRLAETAVNAISDADAVSVTVLDETGPHTAAITHDDLIGIDQAQYTAGEGPCLLAVRTHEPVRAVSKPDGGWPAFAAAAQECGVLAYLAVPLLLGTGNQDGEELVGSLNLYSRVDGAFDPFDQKLMRLFTGAASAAISNARRWYHARQQIRHLENALTSRAEIDQAKGVLMAVHGISATEAFDRLVDQSQRQNTKLRQVAIALLDSVRSR, from the coding sequence ATGAACAGACCCGAGCGGCAGGCACCCCTGGCCAGGCTCGACGACGTCACCGCCGCGCTGGAGAACCTGCGCGGCGGCATCGACGAAGAGGAACCGCTGGACGCGGTCCTGCAGCGGCTCGCCGAGACCGCGGTCAACGCGATCTCCGACGCCGACGCGGTCAGCGTCACCGTCCTCGACGAGACCGGGCCGCACACGGCGGCCATCACCCACGACGACCTGATCGGCATCGACCAGGCCCAGTACACCGCGGGTGAGGGGCCGTGCCTGCTGGCGGTCCGCACACACGAGCCGGTCCGCGCGGTGTCCAAACCGGACGGTGGCTGGCCCGCTTTCGCCGCCGCCGCACAGGAGTGCGGCGTGCTGGCCTACCTCGCGGTGCCCCTGCTGCTGGGCACCGGCAACCAGGACGGCGAGGAACTGGTCGGATCCCTGAACCTGTACAGCCGCGTCGACGGCGCCTTCGACCCGTTCGACCAGAAGCTGATGCGGCTGTTCACCGGCGCGGCCTCGGCGGCCATCAGCAACGCGCGCCGGTGGTACCACGCGCGTCAGCAGATCCGGCACCTGGAGAACGCCCTGACCTCGCGGGCGGAGATCGACCAGGCCAAGGGCGTGCTGATGGCGGTGCACGGGATCAGCGCGACCGAGGCATTCGACCGGCTGGTGGACCAGTCGCAGCGGCAGAACACCAAGCTCCGTCAGGTCGCGATCGCCCTGCTGGACTCCGTGCGGTCCCGCTGA
- a CDS encoding glycosyltransferase family 9 protein produces MVNSEHGPSVGPIEAKWPDVRRIAVLRGGGLGDLLFAVPAMTALRAAYPAAEIVLLGTELHRALFDGRPAPVTEVWPLPPYPNVHEPAGQPFDESEQQAWFDALKPVDLAVQLHGGGRNSNPFLRKLDPKYLVGARTPDAAEADRWLPFRYYQHEVLRALEVAGLAGAPPVELEPSIAVTDADRATADEVLDGLPDPLVVFHPGAGDPRRRWPAERFAEVAAKLAGAGCGVVVIGAPDERDLVERVASQAGARPLTSLSMSALIGVLARAKAFAGNDSGPRHLAAAVGAPTVSVYWMGNVVNAGPLGRSRHRVLISWTSRCPVCGVDCTREDLPRCEHDDSFVATVPTAEVLSEMEELLAGR; encoded by the coding sequence GTGGTGAACTCGGAGCACGGGCCGTCGGTCGGCCCGATCGAAGCGAAGTGGCCCGACGTGCGCAGGATCGCCGTGCTGCGCGGCGGTGGGCTGGGCGACCTGCTGTTCGCGGTGCCCGCCATGACCGCGCTGCGCGCCGCCTACCCCGCCGCGGAGATCGTGTTGCTGGGCACGGAACTGCACCGCGCGCTGTTCGACGGGCGCCCCGCGCCGGTCACCGAGGTGTGGCCGCTGCCGCCCTACCCCAACGTGCACGAGCCCGCCGGACAGCCGTTCGACGAGTCGGAGCAGCAGGCGTGGTTCGACGCGCTGAAACCGGTCGACCTGGCCGTGCAGCTGCACGGTGGCGGGCGGAACTCGAACCCGTTCCTGCGGAAGCTGGACCCGAAGTACCTGGTCGGCGCCCGCACCCCGGACGCGGCGGAGGCGGACCGCTGGCTGCCGTTCCGGTACTACCAGCACGAGGTCCTGCGTGCGCTGGAGGTCGCGGGGCTGGCGGGCGCGCCGCCGGTCGAGCTGGAACCGTCCATCGCGGTGACGGACGCGGACCGCGCTACCGCCGACGAGGTCCTCGACGGTCTGCCCGATCCGCTGGTCGTGTTCCACCCCGGCGCGGGCGATCCGCGCCGCCGCTGGCCGGCGGAACGCTTCGCGGAGGTCGCGGCGAAACTCGCCGGCGCCGGTTGCGGCGTCGTGGTGATCGGCGCGCCGGACGAACGGGACCTGGTCGAGCGGGTCGCGTCGCAGGCCGGGGCGCGGCCGCTGACGTCGCTGAGCATGTCCGCGCTGATCGGCGTCCTGGCCAGGGCCAAGGCGTTCGCGGGCAATGACAGCGGGCCACGCCATCTGGCGGCCGCGGTCGGCGCGCCGACGGTCAGCGTCTACTGGATGGGCAACGTGGTGAACGCGGGGCCGTTGGGCCGTTCGCGGCACCGGGTGCTGATCTCGTGGACGTCGCGGTGCCCGGTGTGCGGGGTCGACTGCACACGCGAGGACCTGCCGCGCTGCGAGCACGACGATTCGTTCGTGGCCACCGTGCCCACGGCCGAGGTCCTGAGCGAGATGGAGGAACTGCTCGCGGGCCGTTAA
- a CDS encoding GNAT family N-acetyltransferase → MRIRAADPADFTHLPEIERSAGECFRDIGMPEIADDDLPTPEELARYPFAWVAVLTDPVAYLVAAPVDGGLHIEQVSVHASVARRGIGRALIEEAARAGHPALTLTTFAEVPWNAPYYERCGFVRLGADELSPGLRRIREEEAARGLDRWPRVTMRRPAAPPR, encoded by the coding sequence ATGCGCATCCGAGCGGCCGATCCGGCCGACTTCACACACCTGCCGGAGATCGAACGCTCCGCGGGCGAGTGCTTCCGGGACATCGGAATGCCCGAAATCGCCGACGACGACCTGCCCACGCCGGAAGAGCTGGCGCGCTACCCGTTCGCGTGGGTGGCGGTGCTGACCGATCCCGTCGCGTACCTGGTGGCGGCGCCGGTCGATGGTGGTCTGCACATCGAGCAGGTGTCCGTGCACGCCTCCGTGGCGCGGCGCGGGATCGGGCGGGCGCTGATCGAGGAGGCGGCCCGGGCGGGCCACCCGGCGCTGACGTTGACGACGTTCGCCGAGGTGCCGTGGAACGCGCCGTACTACGAGCGGTGCGGCTTCGTGCGCCTGGGTGCGGACGAGCTTTCGCCAGGGCTGCGCCGGATCCGCGAGGAGGAGGCGGCGCGGGGCCTGGACCGCTGGCCCCGCGTGACCATGCGACGGCCAGCCGCCCCACCCCGTTGA